In the genome of Anabaena cylindrica PCC 7122, the window GTAAACTCCTCACCAGACAGCTAGCAGGTTCCTGAGTTTGTATATGCATCACACCAAAATAATTATCAAAATCTTCCACTTCAACAGTTTTCAGAGAAGTTTCTGTAGATGATATTTCTGCTGTAATTACATCTGTTATTTCCAAGTTTGTCAATGCTTGATTAACGGTAATAAGTGCTTCTTGAACTCCAGGTTTTTTAAGGGCTAGTAACAACTGAGTAAGTGCTTCGTATAACTTAGTTTTATCAACTTCATTGAGTTCTTGCTCGATGGGTAAATCCCAAGGAACAAGTAAATGTAGTTGGACAGAAAAATGATTTTTGGTCATATCAGGGCAGAATTTAGATTAGGGTTTACGAATTGATAGCCCTATTGACCGAAAAAGGGACTGAGTATTGGTAATGCACATACAAAACAAAAGTTTTGTATTTTGTTTAATCCACATTTTTAAGCACTACCATTAGGGCAAAAACCCTGCCGCTTGTATTTCATTGATGCTATCTTTCATCGCCTGTACAATATAGTCAACATCTTCATCTGTATGAGATGTGGATAAGAAACCACCGCCCTCTCCTCGCAGCAAAACTCCTCTATCAAACAGGTGATAGCGCAATAAATCCAGACCCATCATTATAGAAGCAACGTCCCCAGACAAAAATTCTTCCCGAAAAACTGGCCCAAAAAATGAGCCAAAATTAGCCATGCGGATAGGTAAATGCTTGGCTGCAAAAAAGACGTTTAGTCTTTCTACATATTGTGAAGTTCGTTGATTTAATTCTGCTTGTAAGGAAGAACCTTGCAATTTCAAATACTTAAGAACTGCCCAAGCCGCAGCCATAGATAGTGGATGCTTACAGTGAGTACCAGCAAAAAATGTTCTTTCTACTTCAGGGGAAGAAGTATCACCATAATTCCACATACCACCATCAATTTTATCCATATAAGTAGCTTTGCCAGCAATCACACCAATCGGCATTCCTCCGCCAACAACTTTACCGTAAGTTGCTATATCTGCTTCCACACCAAACCAGGACTGAGCGCCGCCCAAATGCAAGCGGAAACCAGTTATCATTTCATCAAAAATTAAAGTTATGCCTGATTTTTGTGTTAGTTGTCTGAGTTGTTGTAGAAATTCTTGAGGCTGTAAATCTGGTCGTCGCGTCTGTATAGGTTCAACTAAGACAGCTGCTAATTCATCTTGATAAGTTTTGATAATCTCTAATGACTGAGAACTCCCATAATCTAAAATCAAGACATCTTCAATCATACCTGGCAAAACTCCAGGTGTTATTGGTACTGCCTCAGGATTTTTATTCGTTTGGGCTTTAGCTAAAGTTCCATCAAAATGACCATGATAAGCGCCCGAAAATATAACAATTTTATTGCGCTTTGTAGCCGCCCTCGCCAAACGAATCGCTGTCATTACAGCTTCTGTACCTGTATTACTGAAAGCGACTCGTTCCATACCTGTCATTTCACTAATTAATTTAGCTACTTCACCAACTACTTCTGATTGGGGTCCCAGAGGTATTCCTTTCTCCAGTTGCTCTATAATTGCTTCTTGAATAAACTGTGGATTGTGACCTAAAAGATTGGCTCCAAATCCCATGATGATATCTACATATTCATTGTTATCAATGTCCCAAATCCGAGATCCTTTAGATTTTTTTCCCACAATTAGATAGCACATCTCTTTTGTGGAAAGATTAAACCAGTCTGGTACTCTGGGGTCAGCTAGTAAAGGACGATAGGCTTGGGTCATTTGTTTTGAAGTCTGTGTCCGTTTGGTATAGCGTTCAATTAACGCTGTTAAATGTTGCTGTTTCATATCTAGTGTTGTTACTTGCATTAAATTTCTCTCCTTGCTTTTGCTTATTTTTAAGTTGACCAAATAATTACTAATTCGTAATTAAATGTGCAGCTATTACATTAATTTATTAATTGAATAGCTTTCAATTTATGAAATGTTTAATTTCCTGTAAATTGGAAATCAAAATTACAACCTGCTATGATTTTTTTGATTTGTGAGCTACAAAATATGCTAATTTATTGTCCTTGGCAGTAGCTAAACCAAGTTGATGATTATAGGCATTAACATTTGTAAAACCAACTTCTGATAATGCTGATTTAATCTCGGCTTGAGAATAAGGTTTTACAGAAAAAGTAATTGCAGAATGTTCCCAGTCTCGATCTAGTAGTTGTAATAATGTTGAGGGTTTCAGATAGCGCAAAAGATTATTGTAAACAGCGCGTTTTATCTGCTTTAAAATCAAGTCAATTTGTTGATATTTTTTACTTGATTGACCATTATTTGGTTGAAAGATAGTGATTGTAAATGTACCTGTTTTGGCTTCTGCATTATAGGTTTCGCCAACACTCCATGCATAGTTTTGTTGGAGTTCACCATCATTGAATACTATGTTGCGATATCGGTTTTCAAGACCTAAATCAAAAAAGAATCTAGTGTTTTCCTTCATGGCTGCATATACATTACGAAAAACACTTTTAAGTTCTTCAAGACTCATAATATGGTTAAGAGCAGAATCAGTGCAGATAACTGCATCAAAAGTATTTGGTAATTCAAATGAGCGTGCATCACCTAAAAGAAATTTAGCATTAGGTGCATTTTTTTGAGCATAGTGCAACATTTTTTCTGAACCATCAAGTCCAGTTACTTGATAACCTTTGAGAATTAGCAGATTTGTTAATTGTCCAGTACCACAACAAAGGTCAAGAATTTGCCCTCCAACAGGAAGATGTGATAAGACTAATTGTTCCAATTTTGGTAATAAACGGCGAGAGGCTAGGTGTGCTTCTGATTCGTTATATAACCAAGCCCAAGGGTCGTAATCTGTGTAGCGCATTTGTGAATTCATCAAATATGTTCCTTAAGTGAAGTAAGATAAAAAACAAACAATTGATTTCTCGCTGCATCTGGAGCATGAGACAAAAAATATTTAAATTCTAATGAACCGATATAGAAGCGAGAAAACCATGATCAATGAGATAGGAAATGTAGGTATTTAGCAACCTTTCATCAATAGGTGGACAGGTAATAGATGTACCTGTAAGTCCATTGAGTGTATTTTGACAATCAAATTTTAAAACTGTATTATCCGTGGTTTTTGCTGGAGAGAATCTGCTGGGAAAAAGTGAAACCAAGGGATATAAAGCGTGTTCAGGTGAATTTTCGGCTATATTCAGTAGTTGCGTATGCCATTGGTCGTAACAAACTTGCTGAATAGAGTATCCAAGCGATCGCATTTTTTCAAATAGTACACTTGAACAAACAGGTTGAGGATGAACGAAGTGAAAAGCCTGATTCCAGGACGCTGATTGCTTTGATAGGTGAACAATCGCCTGACTGGTATAATCTACCGGCATGATATCCAGCATCATTCCCTGATCTGGAATACTCCCTAACTGCACACAACCGATAATTAACCTGTACAAAAAGTCATTGACATTAAACACACCTGTTTGGCTGTGTCCTGATATGCGTCCTAGTCGATAAATACAAACAGGAAGACCCCGCAAACCAGCTTCAGTCACTAATTTTTCGGCAACCCATTTACTTTGGTTATAACCACCCAATGGCAATTGACCATCATCAATATTATCCTCTTCTCGGACTACTTTCACACCAGAATCACCCACCGCAGAGAAAACGCTGGTAGCAGACATGAAATGTACAGGTTTCGTTTTCACCTCACAAGCTAACCGCAGAACTTCTTGAGTTCCAAAAACATTGGTAGTTTTCAGTAACGAGTAAGGAGAAGCATGATTTACCCAAGCGCCATTATGATAAATTACATCAATGCACTCAGCCATCTTTTGAAACTCTGCTTCACCAACACCCAAAAAAGCCTGAGATAAATCTCCAAGCACAGGAATAACTCTATGACTATAATCTTCATCCCCAAGTAAATAAGACTCCAAGCATTTTTGTAGCTTTTGCCTAGCTGAATCACTATCTTTTTCTCTCACCAAACAGTAAATAACCGCCGATGTTTGTTGCAGAAGTTCGTGCAGTAAAAAAGCTCCCAAAAAACCAGTTGCTCCAGTTAATAAAATAGAATTAACTTCACAGTTTTGGGTGACTACAGTTGGAGGATAAATTGTCGAATCTAAAACAGCATCAGCCCTCAGCAATGCTAAAATTTCATCATTATTTTCAGGTACAATTCCCCTAATTTGGATATTTTCGATCCGTTCAGCCAAACCTGCAACAGTCGGCACTTCAAACAGATCTATCACCGTTAACTCCACCTGAAAAGTCTTGAACAACCGAGCAATTAATTGTGTTGCCAGTAATGAATGTCCTCCCAACTCAAAGAAATCATCATCAACCCCCACCTGTTCAACCCGCAGCACCTGAGCAAAAATTTCAGCCAAAATCGACTCTATTGGGTTACGAGGAGCAACATAAACTGCATCTAACTCAGGTCGAATCATCTCAGGTACTGGTAAAGCTCGACGGTCTACTTTACCATTAGGATTCAATGGTAAGCCTGACAAGATTACAAAAACCGCAGGAACCATATACTTGGGCAAAGTTTTTTCAATGAAGCGGCGTAAATCACTAGTATTAGGAATAGTTTCTGACTCAGGAACAACATAAGCCACCAGACGTTTTTCACCAAGATGATCCTGAACTACAACCACAGTTTCTCGGACTGCTGGATGTTGGGAAAGCAACACTTCAACCTCTCCCAATTCAATGCGAAAACCACGAATTTTAACTTGATGATCGATACGACCAAGAAGCTTGATGTTACCATCTTTGAGATAACAACCTAAATCCCCAGTTTTGTAAAGACGGCTGCCTGGCTGATGATTAAAAGGGTTAGAAATAAAAGCTTCCGCAGTTTTTTCGGGAAGGTTGAGATAACCACGCGCCAAACCAACTCCACCAATGTATACTTCACCCACAACTCCCACAGGCACAAGTTGATGCTGGCTATCTAAAATATATAACTGCTTATTGGCAGCAGGACGAATAGTAGGCGATATTTGCCCCCCATTACCACATTCCACCATACTGGCGTTTACCGTCGTTTCAGTGGGGCCATAGGCGTTAATAAATAGTCGCTCCTTTGACCATTGTTCAATCATTTCTACAGAAGGCGCTTCTCCTCCGACTAACACCATTTGCAATGCCGGTAAATCTTCAGGCGTTAAGGCTGCTAGTACTGATGGAAGTATGGTGATATGGGTGATAGCTTGTTCACGCAATAACCGCATTAAAGGTATTCCTGGCTGTAACTCCTCTGGCGTTGCCAAGTGGAGGGCTGCACCAGAACCAAGTGCCATAACTATTTCGGGGATAGAAGCATCAAAACTGAAGGAGAAAAACTGGAGGACGCGACTATCAGGTTTGACACGACAAGTACGAATTTTGTCTTGGGTTAAGTTTACCAATCCCTCATGATTAACTAACACACCCTTGGGATTTCCCGTAGAACCAGAGGTGTAAATTAGATAAGCTAGGTTTTTGGTTGTTACGCCACTTATTGGGTTTTCATCACTGTATTGACTAATTTTTTCCCAGTTTACATCTAAGGAAATTATTTGTCCTGAATAATCAGGTAGTCTTGTAACTAAATTCTGAGTTGTCAATAAAATCGGGATTTGGGAATCTGACAACATAAAAGCCAAACGTTCTTGGGGGTATGCAGGATCTAAGGGTAGATAAGCCCCACCAGCTTTGAGGATGCCCAATAATGCTACGATCATATCTAGCGATCGCTCTACACAAATTCCCACAATAGTCTCAGGTACTACACCCAGCTTTTGCAAGTATTGTGCCAGTTGATTAGCCCGTTGATTTAACTGAAGATAGGTTAAATATTGATCCCCAAAAACTACGGCAACTGCATCTGGAGTTTGTGCAACTTGGGCTGCAAATAACTCATGGAAACACAAATCTGGGGGATAATCGGTTTGGGTATCATTCCACTCCACCAACAACTGATGCTGTTCAGATATCGTCAATAAAGGTAATTCCCCAATTCGCTGTTCTGGATGATTAACGATACCCAAAACCAAAGTTTGAAAATGCTCCACCATGCGGGAAATAGTTACATCATCAAACAAATCTGTGTTGTATTCTAATACCCCCACCAATCCTGTGGAAGTTTCACGCATATCTAGAATTAAATCTAACTTAGCAGTAGAGTTTGTTTGGGCTAGGGGAGTAATAGTTAAATCGGGAAGTATAATATCTAGACCAGGCGTATTTTGTAACACAAACATCGTCTGAAACAAAGGACTGTAGCTCAAATCCCGCTCAGGTTGCAACTCCTCTATCAATTTTTCAAAAGGCAAATCTTGATGATCGTAAGCTTCCCAAGTTACCTGTCGCACCCGACCGAGTAATTCCCAAAAAGTTGGGTTGCCAGAAAGGTCGGTACGCAACACCAAAGTATTGACAAAAAAGCCAATCAATCCTTCAATCTCCACCCGATTCCGGTTAGCAATAGGTGAACCAACTAATAAATCTACTTGAGAAGTGTAACGATAAAGTAAGACTTTAAATACCGTTAGTAGAGTCATAAAAAGAGTAACTTCTTTCGTTTGACTCAGCACCTTCAGCGTCTCAGTCAGTTCAAAAGACAAACAAAAAGATTTACTTGCACCTCGGAAAGTCTGAACTCTGGGACGAGGACGGTCTGTAGGCAATTGTAATATGGGTAAATTACCACCAAGTTGTTGCCTCCAGTAAGTAAGTTGAGCCGATAGTACATCACCCTGTAACCACTGACGCTGCCATGAGGCAAAGTCAGCATATTGGATAGATAATTCTGGAAGCGGTGAGGGTTTTGCTTTACAGAAAGCTGTATACAAATTCTTTAATTCCCCCAGGAAAACCCCTATAGACCAGGCATCAGAGATAATGTGGTGCATAGTCAACAGCACTACATACTCATCCTCATCTAGACACAAAATGGTAATTCGCAGTAGTGGATCTTGAGCCAAATTAAAAGGTTTTTGAGCTTCCTCACGAGCTAAATGTAAAACTTCCATTTCTCGCTCTTCTTGACTCAAATCTCGCAGATTTACAACTGGTAGCACCCTGGGAGAAAATGGGTGAAATACCTGGAATGGCTGACCGTCTAAAGCCTGGAAATTAGTACGCAGAACTTCATGACGACGGATGATTTCGTTACAGCTTTGTTCAAAAGCGGGTAAATTCAATAAACCAACCAAACGCACAGCAGCAGGTATGTTGTAAAAGGAACTATTTTGTTCCATTTGGTTAATGAACCAAAGCCGTTGTTGGGCAAAAGATAAGGGAATATTTTTTGTTCGAGAAATGGGAATAATAGACTGAGTTTGTGAATTGAAAGTTAGTTTTGTTTGAGTGAGAAACTCCAAAATTTCAGATTTGCGTTCAGAAATCTGACTGCTGAGGTTTGGTGTCAATACTTCCTCTGGAGCATTACAACGTAGGCGTTGATCTTCTACCCAAAGTGTTACATCCAAACTATAAAGATAAGATAAAAATTCATCAATAGT includes:
- a CDS encoding non-ribosomal peptide synthetase, whose product is MKTIDEFLSYLYSLDVTLWVEDQRLRCNAPEEVLTPNLSSQISERKSEILEFLTQTKLTFNSQTQSIIPISRTKNIPLSFAQQRLWFINQMEQNSSFYNIPAAVRLVGLLNLPAFEQSCNEIIRRHEVLRTNFQALDGQPFQVFHPFSPRVLPVVNLRDLSQEEREMEVLHLAREEAQKPFNLAQDPLLRITILCLDEDEYVVLLTMHHIISDAWSIGVFLGELKNLYTAFCKAKPSPLPELSIQYADFASWQRQWLQGDVLSAQLTYWRQQLGGNLPILQLPTDRPRPRVQTFRGASKSFCLSFELTETLKVLSQTKEVTLFMTLLTVFKVLLYRYTSQVDLLVGSPIANRNRVEIEGLIGFFVNTLVLRTDLSGNPTFWELLGRVRQVTWEAYDHQDLPFEKLIEELQPERDLSYSPLFQTMFVLQNTPGLDIILPDLTITPLAQTNSTAKLDLILDMRETSTGLVGVLEYNTDLFDDVTISRMVEHFQTLVLGIVNHPEQRIGELPLLTISEQHQLLVEWNDTQTDYPPDLCFHELFAAQVAQTPDAVAVVFGDQYLTYLQLNQRANQLAQYLQKLGVVPETIVGICVERSLDMIVALLGILKAGGAYLPLDPAYPQERLAFMLSDSQIPILLTTQNLVTRLPDYSGQIISLDVNWEKISQYSDENPISGVTTKNLAYLIYTSGSTGNPKGVLVNHEGLVNLTQDKIRTCRVKPDSRVLQFFSFSFDASIPEIVMALGSGAALHLATPEELQPGIPLMRLLREQAITHITILPSVLAALTPEDLPALQMVLVGGEAPSVEMIEQWSKERLFINAYGPTETTVNASMVECGNGGQISPTIRPAANKQLYILDSQHQLVPVGVVGEVYIGGVGLARGYLNLPEKTAEAFISNPFNHQPGSRLYKTGDLGCYLKDGNIKLLGRIDHQVKIRGFRIELGEVEVLLSQHPAVRETVVVVQDHLGEKRLVAYVVPESETIPNTSDLRRFIEKTLPKYMVPAVFVILSGLPLNPNGKVDRRALPVPEMIRPELDAVYVAPRNPIESILAEIFAQVLRVEQVGVDDDFFELGGHSLLATQLIARLFKTFQVELTVIDLFEVPTVAGLAERIENIQIRGIVPENNDEILALLRADAVLDSTIYPPTVVTQNCEVNSILLTGATGFLGAFLLHELLQQTSAVIYCLVREKDSDSARQKLQKCLESYLLGDEDYSHRVIPVLGDLSQAFLGVGEAEFQKMAECIDVIYHNGAWVNHASPYSLLKTTNVFGTQEVLRLACEVKTKPVHFMSATSVFSAVGDSGVKVVREEDNIDDGQLPLGGYNQSKWVAEKLVTEAGLRGLPVCIYRLGRISGHSQTGVFNVNDFLYRLIIGCVQLGSIPDQGMMLDIMPVDYTSQAIVHLSKQSASWNQAFHFVHPQPVCSSVLFEKMRSLGYSIQQVCYDQWHTQLLNIAENSPEHALYPLVSLFPSRFSPAKTTDNTVLKFDCQNTLNGLTGTSITCPPIDERLLNTYISYLIDHGFLASISVH
- a CDS encoding class I SAM-dependent methyltransferase, whose protein sequence is MNSQMRYTDYDPWAWLYNESEAHLASRRLLPKLEQLVLSHLPVGGQILDLCCGTGQLTNLLILKGYQVTGLDGSEKMLHYAQKNAPNAKFLLGDARSFELPNTFDAVICTDSALNHIMSLEELKSVFRNVYAAMKENTRFFFDLGLENRYRNIVFNDGELQQNYAWSVGETYNAEAKTGTFTITIFQPNNGQSSKKYQQIDLILKQIKRAVYNNLLRYLKPSTLLQLLDRDWEHSAITFSVKPYSQAEIKSALSEVGFTNVNAYNHQLGLATAKDNKLAYFVAHKSKKS
- a CDS encoding aspartate aminotransferase family protein, with the translated sequence MQVTTLDMKQQHLTALIERYTKRTQTSKQMTQAYRPLLADPRVPDWFNLSTKEMCYLIVGKKSKGSRIWDIDNNEYVDIIMGFGANLLGHNPQFIQEAIIEQLEKGIPLGPQSEVVGEVAKLISEMTGMERVAFSNTGTEAVMTAIRLARAATKRNKIVIFSGAYHGHFDGTLAKAQTNKNPEAVPITPGVLPGMIEDVLILDYGSSQSLEIIKTYQDELAAVLVEPIQTRRPDLQPQEFLQQLRQLTQKSGITLIFDEMITGFRLHLGGAQSWFGVEADIATYGKVVGGGMPIGVIAGKATYMDKIDGGMWNYGDTSSPEVERTFFAGTHCKHPLSMAAAWAVLKYLKLQGSSLQAELNQRTSQYVERLNVFFAAKHLPIRMANFGSFFGPVFREEFLSGDVASIMMGLDLLRYHLFDRGVLLRGEGGGFLSTSHTDEDVDYIVQAMKDSINEIQAAGFLP